In Haloarcula ordinaria, the genomic window CTCGCTCGGAAGACCGGGACCTCGCCGTCGAAGCTGCTGATTCCGCTGTCGTTCGCGTCGATGATGGGCGGGACTCTCACCGTCATCGGGACGTCGACGAACCTGCTTGCGAGCGATATCTGGGCGCAGGTCGGTCCGACCGGCGAGCCGTTCTCGCTGTTTGAGTTCACACAACTGGGGGCCGTCGTACTGGCTGTCGGCATCGTCTATCTACTGACCGTTGGGCGATACCTCACACCCGCCCGGATCACCGCCGAAGGATCCCCCACAGACCAGTTCGGGATGGCCGACTACCTGACCGACGTCGTCGTGCACGAGGACTCCGAGCTCGTCGGGTCGCAGGTTCGAGAGCTGCGGCGCGGCGACCTCGATCTGGATGTATTCGAGATCGTACGCAACGGCCGCAGCATCGTCCGCGGCCTCCCGAGCGAGCGGATCCACGCTGGCGACGTCCTTTCCGTGAGAGCGAGCCAGGAGACGCTCGAACAGGTCATCGGCGACGACCACCTCGATTTCCTGCCGGAACTCCTCGACGCCGCAGAGGACGGGCACGAACCGCTCCCTGACGGGTTCGTGCCCGAACACCACGCGTGGAGCCGACCGTTAGCGACACCCGACCCGAACACGAACGACGACGAGAGCAAGGAAAAATCAGAGGAAGCCGAGGATGAAATTTCGCTCACGGAGATCGTGTTGCTCCCTGGGACGTGGTTGAACAGACGGGACGGCGTTGTCGGATTCGAACGCGACTACGACGCGACAGTGCTTGCGGTTCGCCGGGGGAATGAAGTGATTCGCCAGCGCCTCCGGGACGTGCGCCTGCAGGGCGGTGACGTGTTGCTCGTCCAGACGAGCGAAGACGTTCTCGACCGATTCCGGGCGGACAACAATATCGTCGTCTCCAGTGACAGACGCTGGAAGGACTTCGACCGGACACAGATCCCCATCGCACTAGGCATCGTTGCCGGCGTCGTCGGACTGGCCGCACTCGAGTATCTCCCGATCATGGTCAGCGCGCTCGCCGGCGTCGTCGCGATGCTCTTTTCGGGCATTCTCCGACCCGCAGACGCCTACGAGGCCGTCGACTGGGATGTCATCTTCCTAATCGCGGGCGTCATCCCTCTCGGCATCGCGTTCGAGGCGTCCGGAACGGCTGACCTAATCGCGACGGGCATCGTGGCCGGGAGTGCCGTCCTCACACCGATTGCGATGCTCGCGACGTTCTACATCGGCACCGCGATCATCACGGAGATGGTGAGCAACAACGCGAGCGTCGTGTTGATGCTTCCAATCGCTGTCGAGGTCGCGGGGCAACTCGGCGTCAACGCCTTCGCGTTCGCCCTTGCGGTGACGTTCGCCGCCAGCACGCCCCTGCTCAGCCCAGTGGGCTACCAGACGAATCTCATGGTCTATGGGCCTGGCGGCTACAAGTTCACTGACTTCGCGCGCGTTGGTGCGCCGCTCCAGCTCATCCTGACCGTCGTCACGACGGCCGGCATCGCATTCTTCTGGGGGCTATGATGAAACAGAATCACGACTGCGACGTGCGCTAAGGCGGCGCGACAGCAGCCGCCCCCTACAAGGCCCCCACACGCCAATACCGGTGTATGGTCGAGTTGATCTCTATCGGTGGGTTGTTCCTCGCGTTCTTCCTCGTGGTCATGAATGGGGTGTTCGTCGCCGCCGAATTCGCGTTCGTAAAAATCCGGCCGACCCGGGTGAACGCGCTCGTCGACCGCGGGAAACCCGGTGCAGGACTGGTACAGGATGCCATCGAGAACCTCGACGGTTATCTCGCCGTCAGCCAGCTCGGGATTACGCTCTCCTCACTCGGCCTCGGGTGGATCGGTGAGCCGGCTGTCGCAGCGCTCATCGAACCCATTCTCGGGGAACTGCTACCTGCAGGCGTGATTCATCTGGTGGCGTTCGCGCTGGGATTCGGCTCCATCACGTTTCTCCACGTCGTGTTCGGCGAACTCGCACCGAAGACCTTTGCTATCCAGGAGGCCGAACGGGTGGCGCTCCTCGTTGCGCCGTTCATGAAGTTCTGTTACTACCTGTTCCTGCCCGGCCTCGTCGTTTTCAACGGCACCGCGAACTACTTCACCAGCCTCGTCGGCGTGTCGCCAGCGTCCGAAAGCGAAGAAACCCATTCCGAGGAAGAGATCCTGATGATTCTCACGCGCGCCGAGGAAACAGGACACGTCGACCTTGATGAGGTCGAGATGATCGAGAGCGTCTTCGACCTCGGCGACACGCTCGCCCGGGAGATCATGGTGCCACGCCCCGACGTGGAAACCGTGTCCGCCTCGATGGCGCTTTCAGAACTTCGTGCGGTTGCCGCCAGCGGGACCTACACTCGATACATCGTCCTCGACGAAGACGGGGACCAGCCAATTGGGTTCGTCCACGCGAAAGACATCCTCCAGGCGAGCGAAACCGAAGCCGATCACGACTCAATCACTGCACGGGACCTCGCACGAGAAGTCCTGGTAGTACCGGAGACGCGACGGATCGACGCAATTCTCGCAGAGTTTCAGACGTATGGTGGTGGCCAGATTGCCGTCGTCATCGACGAATGGGGCGTTTTCGAGGGAATCGTGACCATTGAGGACATCCTTGAGGAGATCGTCGGCGACATTCGAGACGAATTCGACACTGCACCACAGGCCCCCGCTATCGAGCAGCGAGATGACGGAACGTACGTTGTCGACGGTGGCGTTCCTGTCCAAGACGTGAACGAACAGCTCGGCGCCACGTTCGAGACCGACCAAGTTGAGACGATTGGCGGATTCGTCTTTAGCCAGCTTGGACGAGAACCTGAGGTCGGTGACCAAATCGACCAGCAGGGACACGTCTTTCGTGTCGACGCCGTCGACAACGCACGAATCGAACGCCTCGTAATCCAGACACCTGGGACATCTCAGACGGAGACTGCGGAAGAATAATCGGATCGAAAGCGGTGGTTTTTAAACGGGGCACAAGAGGGTGGTCCGGCTGAGCGGGGCATACTCGACAAAGAGTCTTGAAATAGTTGACCGACATAATGAGGCACTGTTCGAGTTCCTCTGGTGTCCCGTCTGCGGGCAGGAGGTCTTTACCCACGTTCCCTTCGAGGGGGTGTTCTGCAAGAACTGCAACACGCAGGTCGAACTCCAAGAGTCCCGAGAGACACGCGGCTACGAGGAGGCCGTGCTCGCCTGCTTCGATACCGCCACGATCTGGATCCTCCACGTCGACGAGAAACTGTGTCGCGATCTTCCGGATGGATCGGCGCGGGTGAAGATCCTCGGCGCACCAGATGCTTACGATGTCGATTGGTGGAGTCCGGAGCCAGGTGAGGACTGGGACCCTGTGGAGCGCGGAGAGTTCGACGACATCAAGGAACCATCAGAGGTGTCGCACCTGGCGTAGATCCTTATTGAATATTCATTTAATAATAGGTTTCAGCGGCCGTGTTGAATGCAGGGTACGTATGAAACACGGTAAATGTCTCAACTGAACACAAGGCAGATCGGCACGCAAAGGGGGATATGCACTAATCTCCCACGATAAGGTGACCTTAGAATCAGCGCCAGTCTTGACACTAACGGGCCCAAAGAGTGGGGCTAAAGCGAGAGAAAGACGGTGTCCATTCGATCCTCCTCACAGGGTTAGGTCACACCGATCGATTTGAGTACACTTGTCATCGACAGTCCCTGGATGATCATGCTTGCGATGACAACTCCAAACACCGCCGACCTGAGCTGACTTTCGAAGGGAACGGAGGGTCCGAGACTGAGCGCGAGAGCGATCGGTATCACGCCGTGCATGCCACCCCAGATTATAACGTGCTGATAGTTTACGGGGACGGGGTCCTTAATCACCTGGTTCAAGAGATTCACGATCCCGTAGATGACGCCAGCACGGACACCAATCAGAAGAAGAAGAGTAGTTAACACGACCGGAAGGGTCCTGAGCACCTGGATTGACGAGACCTCGATGCCGATGGCGACGAACAGCATCGTTTCAGACAGGAAGACGATCTTCTCCCAGATCTCCCCTAGAAACTCGAGGTTCTCCTCACTCAGTGCATACTGTCTGGAGAATATTCCCAGGACGATGCCTGTGATTACCGTGGCGAGAATTCCACTTACGTGGAGCACGTGTTCCGCGAGGTAGAAGCCCCCGTAGACCCCAACGACCGAAATCATGAAGAGATTCGTCTTGTCGTTCACTACCCGTTGTGTTCGGTACGTGGCGTATCCAATTCCAACACCGACGAGAATACCACCGAGACTCACAATAAGAAAATTAGTCATGAATGCCCCCAACCGGCCGAACGAGAAGAGCCCCGTTCCAGTAAGATCCGTGGGGCTAGCCTCACGTACGAGTGCTAACACCGCCGAGAACAAAACGATAGCAAGTCCATCATCGAGAAGGCTCTCCCCCTCAACAAGAACCGCTAATCGTGGTGGAGCTCCTGATTCCTCAAATAGTGAGAGGACGGCAACGGGATTTATCGGATAGGCCATCGCTCCAAATAATAGCATGATTAACAGCGCGATTCCGAAGAGCTTCGCGCCGATCCAGCCGATTGCTATAATAGCGACGGGAAGCCCGACAAGAACGGTTTATTACGATGATCAGCAAGTTGCGTCGAAACAAACCGTGATCGATCTCCGCAGCGCCATAGAACAAAATTGCGGGCAGAAATACGAAGAGGATCGTGTCATGCGTAAACAGAGGGTCGAGGCTGAAGCCGAGATACGTCTGCAGAGGAAAA contains:
- a CDS encoding SLC13 family permease; its protein translation is MTDGLYTLALATPALLQQLPVSIDVFVVLAVVAIALILFVLQPVSIDTTAIALMVALILLGPWTGVSPEEGVSGFSNPATLTVLAMFILSEGVRQTGVIQILTQKMESFAGDSESRQLLATVGLAGPSAGFVNNTPIVAVLIPAVTNLARKTGTSPSKLLIPLSFASMMGGTLTVIGTSTNLLASDIWAQVGPTGEPFSLFEFTQLGAVVLAVGIVYLLTVGRYLTPARITAEGSPTDQFGMADYLTDVVVHEDSELVGSQVRELRRGDLDLDVFEIVRNGRSIVRGLPSERIHAGDVLSVRASQETLEQVIGDDHLDFLPELLDAAEDGHEPLPDGFVPEHHAWSRPLATPDPNTNDDESKEKSEEAEDEISLTEIVLLPGTWLNRRDGVVGFERDYDATVLAVRRGNEVIRQRLRDVRLQGGDVLLVQTSEDVLDRFRADNNIVVSSDRRWKDFDRTQIPIALGIVAGVVGLAALEYLPIMVSALAGVVAMLFSGILRPADAYEAVDWDVIFLIAGVIPLGIAFEASGTADLIATGIVAGSAVLTPIAMLATFYIGTAIITEMVSNNASVVLMLPIAVEVAGQLGVNAFAFALAVTFAASTPLLSPVGYQTNLMVYGPGGYKFTDFARVGAPLQLILTVVTTAGIAFFWGL
- a CDS encoding hemolysin family protein, yielding MVELISIGGLFLAFFLVVMNGVFVAAEFAFVKIRPTRVNALVDRGKPGAGLVQDAIENLDGYLAVSQLGITLSSLGLGWIGEPAVAALIEPILGELLPAGVIHLVAFALGFGSITFLHVVFGELAPKTFAIQEAERVALLVAPFMKFCYYLFLPGLVVFNGTANYFTSLVGVSPASESEETHSEEEILMILTRAEETGHVDLDEVEMIESVFDLGDTLAREIMVPRPDVETVSASMALSELRAVAASGTYTRYIVLDEDGDQPIGFVHAKDILQASETEADHDSITARDLAREVLVVPETRRIDAILAEFQTYGGGQIAVVIDEWGVFEGIVTIEDILEEIVGDIRDEFDTAPQAPAIEQRDDGTYVVDGGVPVQDVNEQLGATFETDQVETIGGFVFSQLGREPEVGDQIDQQGHVFRVDAVDNARIERLVIQTPGTSQTETAEE
- a CDS encoding DUF7567 family protein, whose translation is MSGAYSTKSLEIVDRHNEALFEFLWCPVCGQEVFTHVPFEGVFCKNCNTQVELQESRETRGYEEAVLACFDTATIWILHVDEKLCRDLPDGSARVKILGAPDAYDVDWWSPEPGEDWDPVERGEFDDIKEPSEVSHLA